Proteins co-encoded in one Candidatus Binatus sp. genomic window:
- the nifJ gene encoding pyruvate:ferredoxin (flavodoxin) oxidoreductase, with the protein MQIMDANEAAASIAYRLSEVIAIYPITPSSPMGEWADQWSDEGHTNIFGTVPKVMEMQSEGGAAGTLHGALQAGALGTTFTASQGLLLMIPNMYKIAGELTACVIHVAARTLATHALSIFGDHSDVMAARATGFAMLSSDSVQEANDFALIAHAATLESRIPFLHFFDGFRTSHELNKIHPLSDDDLRALIDAKFVRQHRDRALSPDRPMLRGTAQNPDTFFQAREAINSFYRACPTIVQDVMDRFARRTGRGYRLFEYAGDPQAERVIVLMGSGAGAADETIERLLAGGEKVGLLKVRLFRPFDSAAFAAALPKTTRAIAVLDRTKEPGSTGEPLYLDVVTALSEARAAGAIDGRWPQIIGGRYGLSSKEFTPAMVKAVFDELKREPAKNHFTVGIHDDVTHTSLAFDPEFSTESPQTVRALFYGLGSDGTVGANKNSISIIGEKTPGYAQGYFVYDSKKSGSITVSHLRFGPDPIRSTYLISKASFIGCHQFAFLERMDVLEAADQGATFLLNAPYGPDEVWNHLPRRMQQQILDKQLRFFVIDAYKVARDAGMGGRINTIMQTCFFAVSGVLPRDEAIAAIKSAIEDTYGKRGEAIVRNNFAAVDTTLANLHQVTVPASVSSTMEVLAPVPAHAPAFVRDVLGTMMAGGGDSIPTSALPPDGTFPTGTAKWEKHNIAQEIPVWDEELCIQCGKCVLVCPHATIRAKVYEPSQLGDAPASFKSAPPRWRGLEAMRYTLQVAPEDCTGCRLCVEVCPAKSKSEVRHKAIDMLPQAPIRDAEAKNWDFFLSLPEFDRDSLTHAQVKDTQLLEPLFEFSGACAGCGETPYIKLLTQLLGDRLLIANATGCSSIYGGNLPTTPYSANAAGRGPAWSNSLFEDNAEFGLGMRLALDKRADYAQELLRRLAGQMGEGLVAGILEADQSTEAGIAAQRQRVAEVKRVIAGLESNDARDLMAIADALVRKSVWLVGGDGWAYDIGFGGLDHVLGSGMNVNALVLDTEVYSNTGGQMSKATPRGAVAKFAAGGKRTAKKDLAMEAITYGSVYVARVAMGGNDSHTVRALLEAEAYDGPSLIVAYSHCIAHGYDMAFGINQQKNAVLSGYWPLMRYNPGLQKEGKNPFQLDSKAPSIPLKQYAYQEARYTMLARSNPEAARELLRMAQDDVERQWRVYANRAAMAGSGIASSQAASESETASAKSAKEGK; encoded by the coding sequence ATGCAAATAATGGACGCGAATGAAGCGGCGGCTTCGATTGCCTACCGCCTGAGCGAAGTAATCGCAATTTATCCCATCACGCCGTCGTCACCGATGGGCGAGTGGGCCGATCAATGGAGCGATGAAGGCCACACTAACATCTTTGGCACGGTGCCGAAGGTGATGGAGATGCAGAGCGAAGGGGGGGCCGCGGGAACGCTGCACGGGGCGCTTCAGGCAGGCGCGCTGGGAACCACCTTCACCGCGTCGCAAGGCCTTCTGCTGATGATCCCGAACATGTACAAAATCGCCGGCGAGCTTACCGCGTGCGTCATTCATGTCGCGGCGCGGACCCTCGCGACGCACGCGCTTTCGATCTTCGGCGACCACAGCGACGTGATGGCGGCGCGCGCGACCGGATTTGCCATGTTGTCGTCCGACTCGGTTCAGGAAGCCAATGACTTCGCCTTGATTGCGCACGCCGCAACGCTGGAATCGCGCATCCCGTTTCTGCATTTTTTCGACGGCTTCCGCACTTCGCATGAGCTCAACAAGATTCATCCGCTGTCAGACGACGATCTGCGCGCGCTGATCGACGCGAAGTTCGTCCGCCAGCATCGCGATCGCGCGCTCAGCCCCGATCGTCCGATGCTGCGCGGCACGGCGCAGAATCCGGATACCTTCTTCCAGGCGCGCGAAGCGATCAATTCTTTCTATCGCGCCTGCCCGACGATTGTTCAGGACGTTATGGATCGCTTTGCGCGGCGCACCGGCCGCGGCTACCGCCTGTTTGAATATGCCGGGGATCCTCAAGCGGAGCGGGTGATCGTTTTAATGGGATCGGGCGCCGGCGCGGCCGACGAGACGATCGAGCGGCTGCTCGCGGGCGGAGAGAAGGTCGGCCTGCTCAAGGTGCGGTTGTTCCGTCCCTTCGACAGCGCCGCTTTTGCCGCGGCTTTACCGAAAACCACGCGCGCGATAGCGGTGCTCGATCGCACCAAGGAGCCCGGCAGCACCGGCGAGCCGCTTTACCTCGACGTCGTGACCGCGCTGAGCGAGGCGCGGGCGGCGGGCGCTATCGATGGCAGATGGCCACAAATCATCGGCGGGCGATACGGTTTGTCGTCGAAGGAATTCACTCCCGCGATGGTGAAAGCGGTGTTCGACGAGCTCAAGCGGGAGCCGGCGAAAAATCACTTCACGGTGGGAATCCACGACGATGTGACGCATACGAGCCTGGCATTCGACCCGGAGTTTTCGACCGAAAGCCCGCAGACCGTGCGGGCGCTCTTCTATGGATTGGGATCGGACGGCACCGTGGGCGCCAACAAGAACTCGATCTCGATCATCGGTGAGAAGACGCCCGGCTATGCGCAGGGTTACTTCGTGTACGATTCGAAGAAATCGGGCTCGATCACGGTGTCGCATCTGCGCTTCGGGCCGGACCCGATCCGTTCGACATACCTGATCAGCAAGGCGAGCTTCATCGGATGCCATCAGTTCGCCTTTCTCGAACGGATGGACGTGCTTGAGGCCGCGGATCAGGGCGCGACCTTCCTGCTCAACGCGCCCTATGGTCCCGACGAGGTGTGGAACCATCTGCCGCGCAGGATGCAGCAGCAGATCCTCGACAAGCAGCTTCGCTTCTTCGTCATCGATGCGTACAAGGTGGCGCGCGACGCGGGCATGGGCGGCCGCATCAACACGATCATGCAGACGTGTTTTTTTGCGGTGAGCGGCGTCTTGCCGCGGGACGAAGCGATCGCGGCGATCAAATCCGCGATTGAGGATACCTATGGCAAGCGCGGCGAAGCGATCGTGCGAAATAACTTCGCCGCGGTGGACACGACGCTGGCGAATCTGCACCAGGTCACCGTTCCCGCATCGGTGAGCAGCACTATGGAAGTTCTCGCGCCGGTGCCCGCGCATGCGCCGGCGTTCGTTCGCGACGTGCTCGGCACTATGATGGCGGGCGGCGGCGATTCGATCCCTACCAGCGCTCTGCCGCCCGACGGCACCTTTCCCACCGGCACGGCCAAATGGGAGAAGCACAACATCGCCCAGGAGATCCCGGTCTGGGATGAGGAGCTATGCATCCAGTGCGGGAAGTGCGTGCTGGTCTGCCCCCATGCGACGATTCGCGCGAAAGTTTACGAGCCGAGTCAGCTCGGCGATGCGCCCGCGTCGTTCAAGTCGGCGCCGCCGCGATGGCGCGGACTAGAGGCGATGCGTTACACGCTGCAGGTAGCGCCCGAGGATTGCACCGGATGCCGCCTGTGCGTCGAAGTTTGCCCGGCGAAGAGCAAGAGCGAGGTCCGGCACAAGGCGATCGACATGCTGCCGCAAGCTCCAATCCGCGACGCGGAGGCGAAGAACTGGGACTTCTTCCTGTCGCTCCCGGAGTTCGATCGAGACAGCCTCACGCATGCGCAAGTTAAAGATACGCAACTGCTCGAACCGCTGTTCGAATTTTCCGGAGCGTGCGCGGGCTGCGGCGAGACGCCCTACATCAAGCTGCTCACCCAACTCTTAGGCGATCGATTGCTGATTGCCAACGCCACCGGATGCTCCTCCATCTACGGCGGAAATCTGCCGACTACCCCTTACAGCGCCAATGCCGCAGGCCGCGGGCCGGCGTGGTCGAACTCACTGTTCGAAGACAACGCCGAATTCGGGCTTGGGATGAGGCTTGCGCTCGACAAGCGCGCTGACTACGCGCAGGAACTGCTGCGGCGGCTTGCGGGTCAAATGGGCGAAGGTCTGGTCGCGGGGATCCTCGAGGCGGACCAATCCACCGAGGCAGGTATCGCCGCGCAACGCCAGCGCGTCGCCGAGGTCAAGCGCGTGATTGCCGGCCTCGAGTCCAACGACGCGCGCGACCTGATGGCGATCGCCGATGCGCTGGTGCGCAAGAGCGTTTGGCTCGTAGGGGGAGACGGATGGGCGTATGACATCGGGTTTGGCGGACTGGATCACGTCCTGGGTTCCGGAATGAACGTGAACGCGCTGGTGCTGGATACCGAAGTGTACTCGAACACGGGCGGGCAAATGTCCAAGGCCACGCCGCGCGGCGCGGTTGCGAAGTTTGCCGCCGGCGGCAAGCGGACCGCCAAGAAGGACCTCGCGATGGAGGCGATCACCTACGGCTCGGTGTATGTCGCGCGCGTGGCGATGGGCGGCAACGACTCGCACACGGTCCGCGCCTTGCTTGAAGCGGAGGCGTACGACGGGCCCTCGCTGATCGTCGCCTACAGCCACTGCATCGCGCACGGCTATGACATGGCATTCGGCATCAACCAGCAGAAGAACGCGGTGCTCTCAGGTTATTGGCCGCTGATGCGATACAACCCGGGGCTGCAAAAGGAAGGCAAGAATCCCTTCCAGCTCGACTCGAAGGCGCCGAGTATTCCGCTCAAGCAGTACGCCTACCAGGAGGCGCGCTACACGATGCTCGCGCGCAGCAATCCTGAAGCCGCGCGCGAATTGCTGCGGATGGCGCAGGACGATGTCGAGCGCCAGTGGCGTGTGTACGCGAACCGCGCCGCGATGGCCGGATCGGGAATTGCGTCCTCGCAAGCTGCCAGCGAATCGGAGACTGCCTCGGCCAAGTCGGCAAAAGAGGGCAAGTAA
- a CDS encoding dihydroorotate dehydrogenase-like protein gives MIDLTTKYLGLSLKNPIVASASPLCDSIDRIRRLEDHGIAAVVLPSLFEEQLTLESEALDADLFRGSESFAESLDYFPDLTTYNLGPDGYLELIRTAKASVSIPVIGSLNGVSAGGWIRYAREMEQAGADAIELNLYSIVTDPELTAGHIERAYADLVREVKQSVRIPLAVKVSQFFSAPANMARQLDAAGANALVLFNRFYQPDLDLELLEVVPSLTLSRPEELLLRLHWVAIMFGQIGADLAITGGVHSAQDVLKAVMAGARVTMMTSALLHNGIEHLDVVLRDLLSWMEEHEYESIRQMCGSMSQRNVPNPAAFQRPNYVRVLSSYSLPKNL, from the coding sequence ATGATCGACCTCACGACCAAATACCTTGGCCTCAGCTTGAAGAACCCCATAGTCGCTTCGGCCTCGCCGCTTTGCGATTCGATCGACCGTATTCGGCGTCTCGAAGATCACGGGATTGCGGCCGTGGTGCTGCCTTCGCTCTTCGAAGAGCAGCTCACGCTGGAAAGTGAGGCGCTTGACGCGGATCTTTTTCGCGGCTCTGAAAGTTTCGCCGAATCGCTGGACTACTTTCCCGACCTGACGACGTACAACCTCGGCCCCGATGGCTATCTGGAGCTGATTCGCACGGCCAAGGCGAGCGTTTCGATTCCCGTCATCGGCAGCCTTAATGGAGTCTCAGCCGGCGGTTGGATCCGCTACGCGCGCGAGATGGAGCAAGCGGGCGCCGACGCCATCGAGTTGAACCTCTATTCGATTGTGACCGACCCGGAACTCACCGCCGGACACATCGAGCGGGCATACGCCGATCTGGTTCGGGAGGTAAAGCAAAGCGTACGGATTCCGCTGGCGGTGAAAGTGTCGCAATTCTTCAGTGCTCCCGCGAACATGGCAAGACAGCTCGATGCCGCCGGCGCCAACGCGCTGGTGCTGTTCAATCGCTTTTATCAGCCGGATTTGGATCTCGAGCTGCTCGAAGTCGTGCCGAGCCTGACGCTGAGCCGCCCCGAGGAATTGCTGCTGAGGCTGCACTGGGTGGCGATCATGTTCGGCCAGATCGGCGCCGACCTGGCGATCACCGGCGGCGTCCACAGCGCGCAAGATGTGTTGAAGGCGGTGATGGCGGGCGCGCGCGTTACCATGATGACCTCGGCACTGCTGCACAACGGCATCGAGCATCTCGACGTCGTTCTGCGCGATCTGCTGAGCTGGATGGAAGAACACGAGTACGAATCCATTCGCCAGATGTGCGGCAGCATGAGTCAGCGCAATGTGCCTAACCCGGCGGCGTTCCAGCGCCCCAACTATGTGCGCGTCCTGAGTTCTTACTCGCTGCCGAAAAATCTCTAA
- a CDS encoding B12-binding domain-containing radical SAM protein: protein MTHQVLLTSVCRPLGVRYGDSPSVGYELLHEQVTRAQGLFSPRSHHTQFSLEYIAENLEAPTVVLQYPSHRELIRELRRGYDVVGVCFVLATYHRMKEVVELVRKYSPQSKIVLGGYGTVAPDEMLLPYGDHICREEGVGFMRRLLGEPEIPMPYRHPLIINRLQVFSKQISRTGIVFGGLGCPNGCDFCCTSHFFKRKHIRLLPTGADIYQVVERYLEVDPKLSIMIMDEDFLLNRRRAMEFRECVLRSGKPLSIFVFASIRALSQYTVTEILEMGIDGMWIGYEGTRSGYAKQSGRPVEEIFREFREHGITILASMIVGFPYQTPEIIEEELSGLLALRPVLTQFLIYGPCPGTPFYEQVIREGKLLPEVAEDPELFYRRGSGFYSMVSHPSMTPDQIEAAQKHCFEEDFRSLGPVLYRSVDRWLEGYRKLRESPSAFLRAKAQRISTDLRKSYPVFLAGRLFGPTAQVRRWIGRLQKQVHAELGSPTWQERILSVAAVGLASWTGLTLRLGLFQHPPLVRNTFRMSDADCGRAWERLRGEDPAGLSIQVERRPASTVWVLLEGRLTASAAGKFVADLRAALARRKDRVVLDLAGLAGQEDGAVGALAAGLRSHRDRIRIILPRIGEFAVLAAIFRLYQ, encoded by the coding sequence TTGACACACCAAGTCCTGCTCACGTCCGTCTGCCGTCCCTTGGGGGTCCGCTACGGCGATTCCCCGAGTGTAGGGTACGAGTTGCTCCACGAACAGGTGACCCGCGCCCAGGGTCTGTTCAGCCCCCGTTCTCACCATACCCAGTTCTCGCTGGAGTACATCGCCGAGAACCTCGAGGCTCCCACCGTGGTGCTCCAGTATCCCTCGCACAGGGAACTCATCCGCGAACTCAGGCGTGGGTACGACGTCGTGGGCGTATGTTTCGTTCTGGCCACCTACCACCGCATGAAGGAAGTTGTGGAGCTGGTCCGGAAATATTCGCCGCAGTCGAAGATCGTGCTGGGCGGGTACGGGACAGTGGCGCCCGATGAGATGCTGCTTCCCTACGGCGACCATATCTGCCGCGAGGAGGGAGTCGGCTTCATGCGCCGCCTTCTGGGCGAACCCGAGATCCCGATGCCGTACCGCCATCCTCTGATCATCAACCGCCTGCAGGTATTCTCGAAGCAGATTTCGCGGACAGGGATCGTGTTCGGCGGCCTGGGATGTCCGAACGGGTGCGATTTCTGCTGCACCTCTCATTTCTTCAAGCGCAAGCACATCCGCCTGCTGCCTACGGGGGCCGACATCTACCAGGTGGTCGAACGCTATCTCGAGGTCGATCCCAAGCTCTCGATCATGATCATGGACGAGGATTTTCTGCTTAACCGTCGCCGAGCGATGGAGTTTCGGGAATGCGTTCTGCGCAGTGGGAAGCCGCTCTCGATTTTTGTTTTCGCCAGCATCCGGGCCTTGAGCCAGTACACCGTGACCGAGATTCTCGAGATGGGGATCGACGGGATGTGGATCGGTTACGAGGGAACGCGATCGGGCTATGCGAAACAGTCGGGCCGGCCGGTCGAAGAGATCTTCCGCGAGTTCCGCGAGCACGGAATCACCATCCTGGCCTCGATGATCGTGGGCTTTCCCTACCAGACGCCCGAGATCATTGAAGAGGAACTGTCGGGCCTGCTCGCGCTGCGGCCGGTGCTCACCCAGTTCTTGATTTATGGCCCTTGTCCCGGCACTCCCTTCTACGAGCAGGTCATCCGGGAGGGGAAACTGCTGCCAGAGGTGGCCGAGGATCCCGAACTGTTCTATCGGCGGGGGAGCGGATTCTATTCGATGGTCAGCCATCCATCGATGACACCCGACCAGATCGAGGCTGCCCAAAAGCATTGCTTCGAGGAAGATTTCCGCAGCTTGGGACCGGTCCTGTACCGTTCAGTGGACCGATGGCTCGAGGGATACCGCAAGCTCCGGGAGTCCCCGAGCGCATTTCTGCGCGCCAAGGCGCAGCGGATCTCAACCGACCTCAGGAAATCCTACCCCGTGTTCCTGGCGGGCAGGCTGTTCGGGCCGACAGCGCAGGTACGGCGTTGGATTGGCAGGCTCCAAAAGCAGGTCCACGCAGAGCTGGGGAGTCCCACCTGGCAGGAGCGTATCTTGTCGGTTGCGGCAGTAGGCTTGGCTTCCTGGACGGGACTTACGCTCAGATTGGGCCTCTTCCAGCACCCGCCGCTGGTGAGAAATACGTTCAGGATGTCGGACGCGGATTGCGGGCGGGCTTGGGAGCGCCTGCGCGGTGAGGATCCCGCGGGGCTTTCGATCCAGGTGGAGCGGCGGCCCGCCTCGACGGTGTGGGTGCTCCTGGAGGGACGGCTCACGGCATCGGCAGCCGGAAAGTTCGTTGCGGATCTGCGAGCGGCGCTGGCGCGCCGGAAGGATCGAGTGGTGCTGGACCTGGCCGGACTGGCGGGCCAGGAGGATGGCGCGGTGGGCGCGCTGGCCGCGGGGCTGCGGAGCCATCGCGACCGCATCCGCATTATTCTACCCCGCATCGGAGAGTTCGCGGTGCTGGCCGCAATCTTTCGCCTGTACCAGTAA